AGATGAACTTAATCTGTAATTTGATTGGCTATAGGTTTATCAGCCACAACCAGTCCCCAAACACACATGTTTCAAATCATTCACcgtattttttgaaagaaagaaaataaacttgCACGTGTTTGCATAGTTTTTATTCTGCATGGTATTTTAGCCTGAGAGCATCTTCCGTTGCTGTGAGCATTGTATCGACTGATCAATTGAGCAGGTTCTCAGACGGAGGGAGGTGATGTAGAATTTAAAGACTTCCATCGGATCAGAAGAAAATTGTGTTCGAAGGGAAATCTGTTTAAAGATCCACAATTCCCGGCAGTATCTGCTTCTTTATTTCCCAAATGAAATCCTACAGATCGTTTTATGTCCAAGAACATGAAATGGGTACAGCCAAAGATAAGGAATTATCTCGATCGATTCATAAAACAGACTGTTCACTGTGGAACAATGTAACTGTTCTTCTGTCACAATGAAATATCGAACAATTTAGGCTGCCCGTGGCACGAATAATATGAGGTGATTCGAATGCATTTGGAAATCGACACAATTTGTACAATTAACGgtgatttcaatatttatactgACCGTAAGGAAACTGCTGAGGAACCGAAATTTTTCGCGGATAGAGTCTCTCGATTCGATATTGAGCAACAAGGGTTCTGCAATTGCTGGCTAATCGCGGCAATATCTGGTCAGGAACGTGTCTCTTCATACTTCTGTTATTTGTATCACCAAAAGAGACCAAAATGTTAGATTGTAAATTTTGGAGAACCGGctcaattttatcaaaaattagtattctgtaatttttttggatCGCTGATACTAAATCATAGGCCAACATTTTGAATTCTAAACTGGTAGATGAATGACGAATTGACTATTTCAAAATTGCTACGGATTGCACAAAAGTCATACCCAATGTGTTTTTTTTGCGGTTGCTAGTTTTGATTTTATGTACAAACTCTTTCATTCCGAAATGGTGgaccaattttttctcaactacCTCAAAATTGATATTCTCGAATTTTCCCAGTTGCTGTACGTTgcttatttcatttttgaatttgaagttCCAGAATTCAATATGGCAGGTTTGAAACAGTAGGCAATCTATTTTTGAATTGGTGCGAACtctatgaaaattaatatttgagGGTTTGTGGGGTCTTTTATTAGTATCCATACTTTCCCTCACCAGCGAGGTAactaaataaagaaatatgaTCACGACGAATGGAACCAAATTTCAAAGTCATTTTCCGCATAATTCGTTATAAATTGGAACACGATTCTATGAAGCTCGGTTCCTGCAAAAGAAAACTGGAGTGGATGAAAAATGTTgctaaaattattattttaaatcgtATCGGAAATAAAATAGTGCTTTCATCCCACAAGTGGTCAtcgaataatttaatgtaattatAAGCGATGAAGACTATACTCAATTCACCGAGAGAACGACACAGTGTCGCGCAGATTCGCGCGAAGTGAGAATCGCTAGGCATAGCGGAGCTCGCAACTCAGTATCGTACCTCTAAAATCGTACATTTGTGCCCTGCACCAAACGTCCGCGCTTTTTGAAAGGACTAACAGGtgaaataatataaacatCGCGGTCTCATTACAtctcgaataattttattctatttcctGGTCTATATTTTCTGACATTGGATATATTAATCAACCAGAGTAAATACGccataattaaaatttaacaagTCCGAACTCACTTGCAATTTCACAACAATTAATGCTAGACGGTTTAAAAGCAACCATTAGGTTTAAAATGACCCGTCAGGTTTAAAATTGACCATTAGGTTTGAGTATCTGGGTATACCTGGGTACCCTTGTCGGCTAGTGCCGGTTCTGGCCAACTGTGAGATCCGTTTGGTTACCTGGAGTGGGTAATGTGGGCGGCGTATTGGGCGGGATCTGACCAAACTTGACGCGTTTGGCTTCGTAAGCTTGTCGTTCTCTCAACGAACGGAGCATAGGATTAAAAAACGGACAAGTGCGAATAGTACAAGCGCCCTGAGGGTTCCGCACaaacttaattatttattttttatgcaatataattataaatcaattattttcggaCTTTTCTCTTTACGTATGCTGTGAGACCTTGCTTCGATACAAGTATTATGATTCGTGGTCAACGGGAAGTATGCTATagattttgattttatcaaaAGATGTGACATAAATGGCCGTATCTTCTGATTGCGTTGCTGAgaagcttgaattttttacacttccAAGGGATCGTAGActgatattaatttcaacttgatACCTCTACCAGTTCCTAAGAAAAAGGGTCTCGACGAACGGATGAACGGACAACAAAGCGATCCTACGAGGATTCCGTTTTCACCTTTTGAAGTGCGGAAccttaaaaataattacagaccaagattatttcattttgtcaCAACGAATTCCAAGTAAGTCGTTGGTGCAATAGAATAAGAGTCATCAAGCTAttcttccgtttctttttcaggTGTGGCAGTGTAAAATTGCAAGTTACGCGATCTCCTCGTCAATACTTCGATGCATGCTGTGCAGAGTAGCAACAAAACGAACAGAGCAGCGGAAACGAGGTAAACTGGTGATGGATATATCGGAGGTAAATAATGGGAAAATATCAACGCGAATAACGGCGCTCCGCCCATTGGAGACAACGTTTCCAGAAGCCCCGTCAGCGACAGCACGGTACCTGAAAATCATTAAACGAGTCATCAGCTTAAACGTCGAGCCGGATTCACCAAAGAGACAAAAGAATTTACCAATATCATCGAGAGGCActgatttcgataaaatggaTCGCATAACTGCTGGGACAATTGCGGAAAACATTCCGATTGACGTTGAGAGATACATGTGCCAACCTTTCAATACGAGAGCTTTCCCGAGTGCACAACTCAATCCTGACAAGAGGCCTAGAGTGGCCAACATTGTGTCCGAAGCGCCTGGAATTCGAATGACATCGGTTGATACGAGACGgtggaaaatgaattttatattctggCGTGTGGTGTAAATGTCACCTAAACTAGTTCCGAATAGAGATGCTCCACTCAAGGCAATGACGGTCAGCAAGAGACCAATACCAGCAGCGTAAGAGTATTGTGCAGCATCCCAATCTAGTCGCGCTTTTGCGAATAGAACTCCAATGCTCGTATCTCCTACCTGAAGCATCGAGCTAAAAGTGTAAACGAATATCGCAAGCCAGGCTACAAGCCGATGAAAACCGTCCCGTTTAACTACAATACTGGTAACAAGCTTCTTCAGGAGGGAGACGTCGAAGAGTCCACGTAAATGTGACTCCtgtggaaaaataatatttttgtcatATCGTCATTCAAAGTTCACAATGAATATGTTGTTGGTGCTTTTCAAGGTGTAATTTTATGGAAAGGTTTATTGGAAGTTCCGTCAAACATCGAATGAGCTGAATAAACATTCCTCGAGTCAGTCGAAGTACGAAATGTagtcgaataattttcgaagTATTAAGTGTAGGCAATTCTATTTGTTGATTTGAAACTAATCAAATTTCCATTTCCTTCCGAAATGAGATAACGGAGCCACTGTCCAAGACTGCGAGACCGTACAAGACTAACGTGTAAAACATTTAGTGAACCTACCTTGATCGCAGACTTGACCGATTCAGGAATAGCAAAGTAAATTACAAGTGTCGACAATGCACTGCAAATCGCGCCTATGCTAAACACAGTTGTGTAGCCACAGTTTGTCGATATGATAGGCCCCCCAAATAAACCCAAGACCACTCCACTTAATATCGCGGTTTGCATCCAAGCCATTACCGCCGTTCTTTGTTCTTCTTCCGTTGAATCGGTTGCGTAACACATTGCACCCATTACTACCGTGATCGTTCCTCCGGTAATGAATCCCGGGATCGAGGGAATTATCAAGTACCAAGGATTTATATCCCAACTGCACATCAATGAGAGCATCGTTAACATCACCGTAAAACCTGAATTAAACATGTGATTCTACATACGATATCGTTgcatttttacgaaaatcaaTTGACCGTGTGAATTCCAAGAAAATCAATCCAGAGGCTAACGTCTCGTCAGTTAATGTGTGTAGAccagatttcaaaagattttagTGCACGACGTCAGGGATTTCgtgttattttcaaatattccaaaGATGTCAGAGGTTTCAGAAATCTCAAATTACGTTGCAGGATTTCAtggtgtttcaaaatattccaTACGActtcaatgaatttcaaaggtctttgaaatatttcatccgCTTCCATAGGGTTTCAAGGATTTTAtgtgattttacaaaattttcatagaTGGTATACAATGTTAAAGGATTACTCAAGATTCCTTAACATTTCATATCATTTCACAAGATTTCAATAGATTTTAATTGGTTTCAACAGATTTTATAGGATTTTGCGACTGTCGTGTAATTTTTGAGTCTGCATGATTTCAATGGATTTCACAAGATTTTATAAGATTCCATaggatttcaaatgatttcgcCACGATGTCACAACATTTCAGAGTAAGATTTGAAAGGGTTACATAAGTTTTCAAAGAATTCTTAAGGCTTTCATAGTATTTCAGGGGTTCAAGGGTATCACGTGACTTCAAAGATATGAAagatttctaattattttataagattCGAAGAGTGGTCAACTCTTGGAATTACCAATACATCATCGGATGTCATTGTGATTGGAAAGGCTTTTTTTGCCCGCGAAATTAATGTACATAGATCAACGTGATCGGCTGTTTCATACCAAATTTAATTCTTTAGTATCATAATATTATGCTGATCACTACCTGAAACGTCGAATCATCGAGCTTACTCAATACTGGTAGAAAAATACAACAACTCACCGATGGTTCCTCCCAATAAGACAGGTCTTCGTCCACCTTTGTCGCTCCAAGGACCGAGAAATAACGAAACCACGGTTGAGAGTAAGCTTTCGATCATAGCCTTTGCCATTACAATCATACTCGCATACTTTTCAGTTTCAGCTTCAAAATGCAATTCGTTTGCCGTGCTATCATTTTTCCCGTGAATATTGCACTTCGAAGTGTCATCTGTTCCTATCAGAATTTGGCACGTACGGTGCACAATCAGCTCCGTGAACATGAGACCTGTGAATAAACTACTATTCTTCAGTTTGATTTGCATCGTTGGTATTATGTGAAGCGGCCAAGCGGTTCTGGTCGATTTCAACAATATCACTGTATTTCAATGATTCGATACGGCGAAATTtcattcttaattttttcgtaacttTAGTACATACGTAACGATTATTGTACGAGTATTATTCTGAAGTGTACGAATCAAAGCGTTTCATTAAGAATAGACAATGACATGaatcaaaagaaattttcaaaataccaTCCAGTCTAAAAACTTTAGAATATGCCTCAGAATGacacgaaaaaataaaaacaatacatttATTGGGTCTCCACATGATTACAGGACGCAAAATTaatcttttttatacaaagAAAACACAAATGCCATATTTTTTCGAGCTACAGGAAGTATGATAAAAGTGACAACATTTATCTTCGTGTTTCTcgtaaattacaaaaaattgtaaaatttgcatagcTCAGTGTCCACTTTTATATAGGTATGCAAATTTTATGTAGGCAAAATGTAAACCCACAAAAATTTGGATAAACCCATGTATTGTACattgtatattttcaacacacagaaaaatatttagtttCAAGCTTTGACATCAATATAAAACCCATAGACGTTTTGTCGGAGCGACCAAACAATCGAATCGAACTACATTTTTGTACGAAACGAAAATATCTGATTGTAATTTATTCGATAAGCATTTTTTCGCagtgtatatacacataattatATACTAGCTAATGAtttgcatgaaaaatattttttaatgtttgCCACAAAAGTTTGGCACACAAATATCTGATCATAATAACTctggataattatttttttataacaaatacAAACCTGTGGAAGTTTGCGCGTAGGTTAGGAGAACTATTGAACAGCCCAAAATAAAGAAGCGTATCGTTTTGTTCTCACTTGGTTCCCTAATTTCCTTAATTGTGATCAtctcgtgaaatttttcacagtccCGTCTTCAACCATCAGTTAATTGCAAGCAAactgttatttattataaataaacaataagtAATCGTAAAAGTGTTGTTCTTGTTATTACACCctctttagaaaaaaaacgcTTCAAGTTAATCTCTACTTGTCAGACTTGCTCCGTGTTGC
The Neodiprion fabricii isolate iyNeoFabr1 chromosome 5, iyNeoFabr1.1, whole genome shotgun sequence genome window above contains:
- the LOC124182841 gene encoding tetracycline resistance protein, class D-like isoform X1; this translates as MITIKEIREPSENKTIRFFILGCSIVLLTYAQTSTGLMFTELIVHRTCQILIGTDDTSKCNIHGKNDSTANELHFEAETEKYASMIVMAKAMIESLLSTVVSLFLGPWSDKGGRRPVLLGGTIGFTVMLTMLSLMCSWDINPWYLIIPSIPGFITGGTITVVMGAMCYATDSTEEEQRTAVMAWMQTAILSGVVLGLFGGPIISTNCGYTTVFSIGAICSALSTLVIYFAIPESVKSAIKESHLRGLFDVSLLKKLVTSIVVKRDGFHRLVAWLAIFVYTFSSMLQVGDTSIGVLFAKARLDWDAAQYSYAAGIGLLLTVIALSGASLFGTSLGASDTMLATLGLLSGLSCALGKALVLKGWHMYLSTSIGMFSAIVPAVMRSILSKSVPLDDIGTVLSLTGLLETLSPMGGAPLFALIFSHYLPPIYPSPVYLVSAALFVLLLLCTACIEVLTRRSRNLQFYTATPEKETEE
- the LOC124182841 gene encoding tetracycline resistance protein, class D-like isoform X2, whose product is MFTELIVHRTCQILIGTDDTSKCNIHGKNDSTANELHFEAETEKYASMIVMAKAMIESLLSTVVSLFLGPWSDKGGRRPVLLGGTIGFTVMLTMLSLMCSWDINPWYLIIPSIPGFITGGTITVVMGAMCYATDSTEEEQRTAVMAWMQTAILSGVVLGLFGGPIISTNCGYTTVFSIGAICSALSTLVIYFAIPESVKSAIKESHLRGLFDVSLLKKLVTSIVVKRDGFHRLVAWLAIFVYTFSSMLQVGDTSIGVLFAKARLDWDAAQYSYAAGIGLLLTVIALSGASLFGTSLGASDTMLATLGLLSGLSCALGKALVLKGWHMYLSTSIGMFSAIVPAVMRSILSKSVPLDDIGTVLSLTGLLETLSPMGGAPLFALIFSHYLPPIYPSPVYLVSAALFVLLLLCTACIEVLTRRSRNLQFYTATPEKETEE